A window of the Ogataea parapolymorpha DL-1 chromosome V, whole genome shotgun sequence genome harbors these coding sequences:
- a CDS encoding putative secreted protein produces the protein MKFQNLASVLALSGLSMGATSTDTASAAVTTYSLVISRYGAFFTKVMTSTVGQSIDYVNQYVSDSNILAYTIGDSSGSASFYSRASVLASESSASAASAKATATTTTESSSSEKETSTSASETSTESSSSSTSSSNGAAGLQLGTISAAMGLSVCLMLL, from the coding sequence ATGAAGTTCCAAAACCTTGCTTCCGTCCTTGCCCTTTCTGGCCTTTCAATGGGTGCTACGTCAACAGACACCGCCTCTGCTGCTGTCACTACATACTCCCTTGTCATCTCCAGATACGgtgcatttttcaccaagGTGATGACTTCCACCGTTGGCCAGTCTATCGACTATGTGAATCAGTATGTGAGTGACAGCAACATCCTTGCTTATACTATTGGTGATTCATCTGGTTCGGCTTCTTTCTACAGCAGGGCTTCAGTCCTGGCATCCGAGTCGTCTGCTTCGGCAGCTAGTGCAAAGGCCACAGCCACCACTACCACAGAATCCAGCTCTTCTGAGAAGGAGACTTCTACCTCGGCCTCTGAAACTAGCACAGAgtcgtcctcatcgtcgaccagcagctctAACGGAGCAGCAGGTTTGCAACTGGGAACAATTTCCGCTGCTATGGGTCTATCTGTCTGTCTTATGTTGCTATAA
- a CDS encoding putative membrane protein: protein MKRVDLREQVSGFPKLQVGFLLLIQVAQYTAELSTECYIWHIIKSFHTAKAHDEVLKYIGYLAFADGAPQVLTYIFWAFQAERYGRKPILLIGLISLAFAMLLYGFGRKFYLIWIAKFAASLLNANHTLVRTALGEVTPSLNHQALAFLTIPVSYFVGSWLGPLIGNNLITPWNGPPPADAPPDRRFIKVFPFALPNIVLAIILLFTALLTFLFFEETHPYLDHQADRGLAFGNVIREKLGLSSSKGTYSRKFDTANDGLVNGEDDIELQDPTGSAEDSSAPVFSSYSRPKLIQMIISHTLFGYLSAVFVKLSDSYFTESLKKESIGFPFMFKGGCGISWVDLPSIVIRCLVVAIIVTIIAVPLAAKYGAILGGYRISLASFIFAFFFLPFFVFVAPDVTGISQSAYYGFLYVLLLAQNTFFFIGLALAATLLNIHVSSEDRNIQTAIAMAAYAGMGYFGTMLTSWVRSLFNNLGLQTIFWWLLALISLFTLLHSRVIAN from the coding sequence ATGAAAAGAGTGGACCTTAGAGAGCAGGTGTCTGGCTTTCCAAAGCTCCAAGTCGGCTTCTTGCTGCTCATACAAGTCGCTCAGTATACAGCAGAGCTTTCAACAGAATGCTACATTTGGCATATTATCAAGAGTTTCCACACGGCCAAAGCCCATGATGAAGTGCTCAAATATATTGGCTACCTTGCTTTTGCCGACGGTGCCCCACAAGTCCTTACATACATCTTCTGGGCCTTCCAGGCCGAACGTTACGGCCGCAAGCCAATCCTGCTGATAGGCCTGATTTCTTTGGCCTTTGCTATGCTGCTCTACggctttggaagaaaattCTATCTGATTTGGATAGCAAAATTTGCCGCTAGTCTGCTCAATGCCAATCACACTCTGGTGAGAACTGCTTTAGGAGAGGTGACGCCATCACTCAACCACCAAGCTTTGGCATTTTTAACCATCCCGGTCTCCTATTTCGTGGGATCGTGGCTTGGACCCCTCATTGGCAATAATCTCATTACTCCATGGAATGGACCACCTCCTGCTGATGCTCCGCCTGACAGACGGTTCATCAAGGTCTTTCCGTTTGCACTCCCTAACATTGTGCTGGCCATCATTCTGCTTTTTACGGCACTTTTAACgttcctctttttcgagGAAACTCATCCATATCTCGACCACCAGGCAGATAGGGGGCTTGCCTTTGGCAACGTCATTAGAGAGAAGCTTGGTCTCTCTTCGTCCAAAGGGACTTACAGCCGCAAGTTTGATACGGCAAATGATGGTCTCGTGAAtggcgaggacgacatCGAGCTTCAAGACCCTACGGGCTCCGCAGAAGACAGTTCTGCTCCTGTTTTTTCCTCGTACAGCAGACCAAAGCTGATTCAGATGATAATCTCGCATACTTTGTTTGGTTATCTATCTGCAGTGTTTGTAAAGCTTTCTGACTCTTACTTCACAGAAtcgttgaaaaaagagtCCATTGGGTTTCCCTTCATGTTCAAAGGAGGATGTGGAATTAGCTGGGTGGATTTACCTAGTATTGTGATTAGATGTCTGGTGGTTGCCATCATAGTGACCATTATAGCCGTGCCTCTCGCCGCAAAATATGGTGCTATTCTTGGTGGCTACCGCATCAGTCTCGCCAGCTTCATTTTCgccttctttttcctgccATTCTTTGTCTTTGTTGCTCCAGACGTGACAGGAATTTCTCAATCCGCCTACTACGGCTTCCTTTATGTTTTGCTCCTGGCACAGAACACATTCTTTTTTATTGGACTCGCACTTGCAGCTACATTGCTGAACATTCATGTTTCTTCCGAAGACCGTAATATTCAAACGGCAATTGCAATGGCAGCATATGCTGGAATGGGTTATTTTGGAACAATGTTGACTTCTTGGGTGAGGTCTCTGTTCAATAATCTGGGACTACAAACAATCTTCTGGTGGCTTCTTGCCTTGATTTCGTTGTTTACGCTCCTACATTCACGCGTGATTGCCAACTAG
- a CDS encoding beta-glucosidase J has translation MSRRFDVEEVLQQLTEAQKIALTAGADYWHTTGLPQFGIPKIRTSDGPNGIRGQNHFNSTPTACIPSGTALASTWDHDLLFQVGELLDKEARAKGVHVILGPTANIQRVPLGGRGFESFSEDPYLSGILSAAYIKGFQKSGLAATMKHYVGNDQEHERFSSNSVISQRALREIYLRPFEIAIKESKPKAIMTSYNRVNGVHVSEDKYLLSEILQHQWGYQGLIMSDWTGTYSTTEALFAGLDLEMPGPGIWRGANLSRALVAGKISDEVLNERARKVLQLANSVIDAGIEDDKAEEQRDTSETRAFLRKIAGEAVVLLKNKDGVLPLKKEKTLVIGPNAIYTAYSGGGSALVTPYYTVSPFDAISKEIGPENVSFRIGAYSHRYMPSLARYLKLNNGSTGVRFQIYNEPFEVKERVAVDDLTLRDINYFRMNDYVNPKLKSSTFYCCLTSNFIPESDGAFDFGVSAYGTALLFLDDQLIIDNLHDQKPGESFYGRGTVEVRGSYIVKAGKRYRLRIEFGSSPTSMLHQSNPVFFGAGGLMFGGAPRINDEQEIQKAAQAAREASQVILVTGLNKEWESEGSDRKNMKLPGHNDRLIDSVLDANPNTVVVIQAGTPVEMPWESKAKALLYTSYGGNETGSGIADVVFGNVNPAGKLPLTFPKRLEDCPGYINFGTENGRVLYGEDVYVGYRFYDTQDVSTLFPFGHGLSYTSFALSDLKVQYDGMLEVEVLVKNTGDCAGAEVVQVYIHHNRPAIRRPFKELKGFSKIFLEAGSSQKVCISIDGKFATSYWNEARDKWTMEAGTYTVLVGTSSEGNFLEQEFTVSQPLIWLDRLV, from the exons ATGTCTCGGAGATTCGATGTTGAGGAAgtgctccagcagctcactgaagctcaaaaaattgCTCTCACTGCAG GCGCCGACTACTGGCATACGACTGGTCTGCCACAGTTTGGAATTCCCAAAATTCGTACTTCGGACGGCCCAAATGGTATTCGTGGCCAGAACCACTTCAACAGTACTCCGACCGCATGTATCCCATCAGGAACTGCCCTTGCTTCCACTTGGGATCACGATCTTTTGTTCCAAGTGGGCGAattgctggacaaggaggCCCGAGCTAAAGGTGTGCACGTGATCTTAGGCCCGACAGCCAACATCCAGCGTGTTCCTCTTGGCGGACGTGGTTTTGAGTCATTCTCGGAAGATCCGTATCTGTCGGGAATCTTGTCTGCTGCGTATATTAAGGGGTTTCAAAAGTCAGGTCTTGCTGCCACCATGAAGCACTACGTCGGCAACGACCAGGAGCACGAGCGTTTCAGTTCGAATTCGGTGATTTCGCAGCGTGCCTTGCGAGAGATTTACCTCCGTCCATTTGAGATTGCAATCAAGGAATCCAAGCCCAAAGCTATTATGACAAGCTACAATCGAGTCAACGGGGTCCATGTGAGCGAGGATAAATACCTGCTCTCAGAGATTCTCCAACACCAGTGGGGCTATCAGGGCCTCATAATGTCAGACTGGACAGGCACCTACTCCACTACTGAAGCGTTGTTCGCTGGCCTTGATCTGGAGATGCCCGGCCCCGGAATTTGGAGAGGAGCTAACCTTAGTAGGGCCTTGGTTGCTGGCAAAATCTCGGATGAGGTATTGAACGAGCGCGCTCGTAAGGTGCTTCAGTTGGCAAACAGCGTCATAGATGCGGGCATTGAGGATGATAAGGCAGAGGAGCAGCGTGATACTTCTGAAACGAGAGCGTTTTTGAGGAAAATAGCAGGTGAGGCTGTCGTACTTCTCAAAAACAAGGATGGTGTGCTACCACTAAAAAAGGAAAAGACTCTGGTCATTGGTCCAAATGCTATTTACACTGCCTACTCTGGCGGAGGGTCTGCATTAGTAACACCATACTACACTGTGTCTCCATTTGACGCTATCAGCAAGGAGATTGGCCCGGAGAATGTGTCGTTTCGGATTGGAGCATATTCTCACAGATACATGCCTTCTCTCGCTCGCTAtttgaagctgaacaatGGAAGTACTGGAGTGCGGTTCCAAATTTACAACGAGCCATTTGAGGTCAAGGAGAGAGTTGCCGTTGATGATCTGACTCTAAGAGATATCAATTATTTCCGGATGAATGACTACGTCAATCCGAAATTGAAGTCAAGCACATTTTATTGCTGTCTCACGTCGAACTTCATTCCCGAATCAGACGGCGCATTTGACTTTGGTGTCAGTGCTTACGGGACTGCactgctgtttttggacgaccAGTTGATTATTGACAATTTGCACGACCAGAAACCTGGCGAGTCGTTCTACGGAAGAGGAACAGTGGAGGTCCGAGGATCGTATATCGTCAAAGCCGGAAAACGGTACAGATTGCGTATCGAGTTTGGCTCGTCCCCAACGAGCATGTTGCACCAATCGAATCCTGTCTTTTTCGGAGCTGGAGGTCTGATGTTTGGTGGTGCTCCGCGGATAAacgacgagcaggagattCAGAAGGCAGCACAGGCAGCTCGCGAAGCCTCACAGGTTATTCTTGTTACGGGGCTTAATAAAGAATGGGAATCTGAAGGATCGGACAGGAAGAACATGAAGCTTCCCGGCCATAACGACCGTCTGATAGACTCCGTTTTGGACGCAAATCCAAACACAGTCGTGGTGATCCAGGCAGGGACGCCAGTCGAAATGCCTTGGGAGAGCAAAGCAAAGGCTTTATTGTACACCTCTTACGGCGGAAACGAAACAGGCAGCGGAATTGCAGACGTTGTTTTCGGCAACGTCAACCCTGCTGGGAAGCTGCCCCTTACCTTCCCCAAACGTTTAGAAGATTGTCCAGGCTATATTAATTTCGGAACAGAAAACGGCAGGGTTCTCTATGGTGAGGATGTTTACGTTGGCTACCGCTTTTACGATACACAAGATGTCTCTACACTGTTTCCATTTGGTCACGGGCTGAGCTACACCTCTTTTGCTTTGTCTGATTTAAAGGTGCAATACGATGGCATGCTCGAGGTTGAAGTTCTGGTCAAAAATACAGGTGACTGTGCCGGTGCAGAGGTCGTTCAGGTCTACATTCATCACAACCGCCCAGCAATTAGGCGGCcattcaaagagctgaaaGGATTTAGCAAAATATTTCTGGAAGCAGGAAGCTCCCAGAAAGTGTGTATATCGATCGACGGTAAGTTTGCCACTTCTTACTGGAACGAAGCTCGTGATAAGTGGACTATGGAGGCCGGGACCTACACTGTTCTTGTGGGAACGTCAAGCGAGGGaaattttttggagcaaGAGTTTACCGTTTCCCAGCCTCTGATATGGCTTGATAGACTTGTATAG
- a CDS encoding putative secreted protein has translation MLAKTLLQTSGLLLTQLGAAFAASSEFIMYGGLHSSDFPPGSSVVLQYNKDNIVGVFPDCSTCYNFTGFITDEGYYEITQTSQGYLDNPLYWTINDDTGLVTVNTTGSTEPIVIQTHFVYYSGTMLYSFKEVDYNSTYYLYFQGIDGGLSDLGTNYTATLVPRFANGSYYMSYQPDEATTTDELSTTMSHILGSSTSSSSSSTSSSSSTSTSSASSTSSSSSSAGAATLAGVSFGGAALLLMSLVF, from the coding sequence ATGCTTGCTAAGACACTTCTCCAAACGTCAGGACTTTTGCTCACTCAGCTGGGAGCCGCTTTCGCAGCTTCTTCTGAGTTTATTATGTATGGTGGTCTCCATTCATCTGATTTTCCACCAGGATCCTCTGTTGTCCTTCAATATAACAAAGACAACATTGTGGGAGTCTTCCCTGACTGCTCGACCTGCTACAACTTCACCGGATTTATCACCGACGAAGGCTATTACGAGATCACTCAGACCTCACAGGGCTACTTAGACAATCCACTCTATTGGACTATTAACGACGACACTGGTTTGGTGACTGTCAACACCACCGGTTCCACTGAGCCAATTGTGATCCAAACTCACTTTGTCTACTACAGCGGAACGATGCTTTACTCCTTTAAAGAAGTCGATTACAACTCGACGTACTACTTGTACTTCCAAGGAATTGATGGTGGACTTTCCGACCTTGGCACTAACTACACTGCTACATTGGTGCCAAGATTTGCTAATGGATCTTACTATATGTCCTACCAGCCAGACGAGGCAACAACAACTGATGAATTGTCTACCACCATGAGTCACATTCTTGGTAGCTCTACctcatccagctcctctAGCACATCGAGCAGTTCTTCAACCTCTACTTCGTCCGCAAGCTCcacctcgagctcctcctcatccgCAGGAGCGGCAACACTGGCCGGTGTCTCTTTTGGAGGTGCTGCTTTGCTTCTGATGAGCCTTGTGTTCTGA
- a CDS encoding putative membrane protein → MIEILADFPLFQVAIVSMVRLVDSIGETSTFPYMYHLVKYVTATSDESEITVYISYLSATGSLFHIIFNLFWGFQADYWGRKNVLLISLVGQAASMLIIANSTSFTGLLVSRIVFAVTNNTLSTIRTILGEIAHEKRHQSLAFSIVPLFYNLGFMIGPFLSSQLITIPSNTDDFGDRPFFTANIVIAALIFLVCVIAFLFLQETHQQIKQKSDFGLALGNSIRSKLGFSERIIKEDPFEIELDDGLLSEQETEPEIELAADPTSEPATKPKNKFGLNSKIIHIIISQCFLMSHILIYSHFLPVFLSAPFQPESLHFPLGLKGGLGMSYKQVGTMLSVGGLVGIIMVLFLSPILEQKFGILRAYRLGVSVFTIAYFVLPLAAFGERKNDTIVSTVLSYISVLLKEIGGVICFPYIFILLHRATPPESVSFLNGVAMSASGIASFVAPLIGARVLAWSNRNSVATLFWWMLALYAAFSLAHTIALK, encoded by the coding sequence ATGATTGAGATATTGGCTGACTTCCCACTGTTTCAGGTGGCGATCGTGTCCATGGTGAGGCTGGTGGACTCCATTGGGGAAACGTCCACGTTTCCCTACATGTACCATCTAGTCAAGTATGTCACGGCCACTTCAGATGAGAGCGAAATCACAGTGTACATCTCGTATCTGTCTGCAACTGGGAGTCTCTTCCATATCATCTTCAACCTTTTCTGGGGTTTCCAGGCAGACTATTGGGGCCGGAAAAACGTTCTGCTTATTAGTTTGGTTGGACAGGCTGCTTCGATGCTGATAATTGCAAACAGCACAAGCTTCACCGGCCTGCTTGTCTCAAGAATTGTTTTTGCTGTCACAAACAACACTCTGTCGACAATTCGGACTATTCTCGGAGAAATTGCTCACGAAAAACGGCACCAATCGCTGGCGTTTTCAATTGTGCCGCTTTTCTACAATCTTGGGTTCATGATTGGGCCTTTTCTGAGCTCTCAGCTGATTACCATACCCAGCAACACGGACGATTTTGGCGACCGTCCTTTTTTCACGGCCAACATTGTGATAGCAGCTTTGATTTTCCTGGTTTGCGTTATAGCGTTCCTTTTCTTGCAAGAAACACACCAGCAAATAAAGCAAAAGTCTGACTTTGGCCTGGCTTTGGGAAATAGCATTCGCAGCAAGCTAGGTTTCAGCGAACGCATAATAAAGGAGGATCCGTTTGAAATAGAACTTGATGACGGCCTACTTAGCGAGCAAGAGACTGAGCCAGAGATTGAGCTTGCGGCCGATCCAACATCTGAACCAGCAACGAAAcccaaaaataaatttggACTAAACTCAAAGATTATCCATATCATAATCAGCCAGTGCTTCTTGATGTCGCACATTCTGATTTACTCTCATTTCCTCCCGGTTTTTCTGTCCGCTCCCTTCCAGCCTGAAAGCTTGCATTTCCCTCTTGGGTTAAAGGGCGGTCTGGGCATGTCATATAAACAGGTGGGAACCATGCTTTCCGTTGGAGGACTGGTAGGAATCATAATGGTCCTCTTCCTTTCCCCTATACTGGAACAAAAATTTGGCATATTGCGAGCATACCGTCTTGGCGTCTCTGTGTTCACAATAGCCTACTTTGTGCTCCCTCTTGCAGCATTCGGCGAGAGGAAAAATGACACCATTGTCTCTACTGTTCTGTCGTACATCAGCGTGTTGCTGAAGGAAATTGGAGGAGTCATATGTTTCCCATATATCTTCATTCTTCTCCATCGTGCTACGCCACCGGAAAGCGTTTCCTTCCTGAATGGTGTGGCGATGAGCGCAAGTGGTATCGCCTCGTTTGTGGCACCATTGATTGGTGCTAGAGTACTAGCGTGGTCAAATAGAAACAGCGTGGCCACCTTGTTCTGGTGGATGTTGGCTCTCTATGCTGCCTTTTCTCTTGCACACACGATCGCATTGAAATAA
- a CDS encoding allantoin transport produces MNVLKRFDHFVSVRDDTEDDDDLLRANRDLKPTPPQERTWKTYNYIVVWFQSAFGVSSWNTGSSLMKATGLPYKHVIGGAIITAFFCCLLVVVSARSGADYHIGYPAVARAVFGVWLASFFVFVRMFVAALWFGVQTYYGSRCFDIALRCVFGHKWTDIPNYLPDSAQITTRLMVAFLLYWIVQFPLMFLHPRQIRWFFTVKGIIMPIAAFGLFIFCMIKGGGPGDYDIGVSVEKVTTTGNQWIHMINSIIGSVSAMIINQPDIARYAKKKHSAIWPQSIGYIPSTLAILLIGMASNASIRRAYGESYWSMWDLLSAILENEWGPGTRCAVFLCSVSFALGAAGTNIFGNSIPFAADLCGLLPKYFTIVRGQIFLGLLAWGMVPWKMINSAATLVSFLGSYSIFVAPLLGCLLSDFYIIRKGNIHVPSLYTKNPKGIYYFYKGFNIWAAVAWLISPIIAIPGLYRSYHPEALTQTASNIFYGGWLYTFIIGFVAYTVLGLIFKPKIYPDEYSETPKTWEYLVETNGFFEDDEPINGVGYPGTVVEVEKDVASGSYEHKSDLQVVMSARSVGQM; encoded by the coding sequence ATGAACGTTCTCAAACGGTTTGACCACTTCGTGTCTGTGCGAGACGACACTGAGGATGACGATGACTTGCTTAGAGCCAACCGCGACCTAAAACCCACCCCTCCACAGGAGAGAACGTGGAAGACGTACAATTACATCGTGGTCTGGTTCCAGTCAGCGTTCGGAGTTAGTTCGTGGAATACAGGATCATCACTTATGAAGGCTACAGGGCTTCCATATAAACACGTTATTGGGGGTGCTATCATAACTGCcttcttctgctgtttgctgGTGGTTGTTTCTGCCCGGTCGGGAGCCGATTACCATATCGGGTACCCTGCGGTTGCAAGGGCTGTCTTTGGGGTGTGGCTTGCCAGCTTCTTTGTGTTTGTGCGTATGTTTGTTGCTGCCTTGTGGTTTGGTGTCCAGACTTATTATGGCTCGAGATGTTTCGACATTGCCCTACGCTGTGTGTTTGGCCATAAATGGACAGACATTCCAAATTACCTCCCTGACAGTGCACAAATTACGACACGGCTGATGGTAGCATTTTTACTATACTGGATCGTGCAGTTCCCGTTGATGTTTTTGCATCCAAGACAGATCCGTTGGTTCTTCACCGTTAAGGGTATTATCATGCCTATTGCCGCTTTTGGTCTTTTTATCTTTTGTATGATCAAGGGAGGTGGTCCTGGAGACTACGATATTGGTGTCAGTGTGGAAAAGGTCACTACTACCGGCAACCAATGGATTCATATGATCAACTCTATCATTGGATCGGTGTCTGCGATGATCATCAATCAGCCAGACATTGCTCGGTAcgcaaagaagaagcacaGTGCCATCTGGCCCCAATCAATTGGTTACATTCCCTCGACGCTTGCAATTTTGTTGATCGGCATGGCCTCTAATGCTTCCATCCGCAGAGCTTACGGAGAGTCATACTGGAGCATGTGGGACCTGCTGTCTGCTATACTTGAGAACGAGTGGGGCCCAGGCACGCGCTGTGCCGTGTTCTTATGCTCTGTCTCATTTGCTCTCGGCGCAGCAGGTACAAACATTTTTGGCAACTCTATTCCATTTGCTGCTGACCTGTGTGgtctgctaccaaaatACTTCACTATTGTTCGCGGCCAGATCTTCCTCGGGCTTCTGGCATGGGGAATGGTCCCATGGAAAATGATTAACTCTGCAGCTACACTTGTCTCATTTCTTGGTTCTTACTCCATTTTCGTCGCTCCTTTGCTCGGGTGTCTGTTATCTGACTTCTACATCATCCGCAAAGGCAACATCCACGTTCCCTCATTGTACACGAAGAATCCAAAGGGAATCTACTATTTCTACAAGGGGTTCAACATATGGGCAGCAGTGGCATGGCTCATTTCCCCGATTATCGCTATTCCTGGCCTTTACAGATCCTACCATCCCGAAGCGTTGACCCAGACAGCCTCGAACATTTTCTACGGTGGCTGGTTGTACACGTTTATCATTGGATTTGTCGCCTACACTGTTCTCGGGTTGATCTTCAAGCCTAAAATATACCCGGATGAGTATAGCGAGACTCCCAAAACATGGGAGTATTTGGTCGAGACCAACGGCTTtttcgaggacgacgagccaATCAACGGTGTGGGCTACCCTGGAACAGTGGTTGAAGTTGAGAAAGACGTTGCTTCTGGAAGCTACGAGCACAAGAGCGACCTACAGGTTGTCATGAGTGCAAGATCCGTGGGTCAGATGTAA
- a CDS encoding dihydropyrimidinase, with the protein MFSYQRGQFDLVIHNGLVVVGSDVMPPSTYIGVKGGIIEQISATPLTGKKIIDAEGGYIMPGGIDSHVHLSQKNTPAGDTFESGTRSAPPGGTTTVIPFAIQNSKEDFDLVSAVEEYHTQAKNNSYCDYGFHVIISNPNDEILKTQLPLLAQQHGITSVKVYTTYPRYRLSDEQLLDILLSNRKLGITTMIHAENADIIDFIGKKLEEKKLTDPFYHSVSRPKVAEDEATYRVISLSKMIDVPILIVHMSSETALATVREAQNSLVPIFAETCPQYLFLTADYLKHQCSHHVHKDDPFEGAKYICSPPLRQSQSELDGVWRAIQNGTVTVFSSDHAPTIYDHPLGKKAGLVNGIPHYKKVPNGLPGIETRMPLLFCKGVETGKITAQRYVELCCSNPAKLYGLDQKGTIAVGKDADFVIWYPKGKMTPFTLTNSMLHHGIDYSPFEGVEFTNWPRYTILRGSVVWDRDSNGLLASKSTGQYVKRAISSMPGPVGKLSYIFE; encoded by the coding sequence ATGTTTTCGTATCAAAGAGGGCAATTCGATCTTGTCATCCACAACGGGCTTGTCGTGGTAGGCTCCGACGTGATGCCACCGTCAACATACATTGGTGTCAAAGGCGGCATCATCGAACAGATCTCAGCAACACCGCTCAcggggaaaaaaattatagaTGCCGAGGGAGGCTATATCATGCCAGGCGGCATCGACTCGCACGTCCACTTGTCCCAGAAAAATACTCCTGCTGGCGACACTTTTGAGTCGGGAACTCGTTCTGCTCCACCAGGAGGAACTACTACGGTGATCCCGTTTGCAATCCAAAACTCCAAAGAGGACTTTGACTTGGTTTCTGCAGTTGAAGAGTACCACACACAAGCAAAGAACAACTCTTACTGCGACTACGGGTTTCACGTGATTATTTCCAACCCCAATGACGAGATCCTGAAGACCCAGCTTCCCCTATTGGCACAGCAGCACGGAATCACCTCAGTCAAGGTGTACACCACTTATCCTCGGTATCGTCTTTCCGAcgagcagcttctcgataTTCTCTTGTCGAATCGCAAGTTGGGAATCACAACAATGATCCATGCTGAAAATGCGGATATCATTGACTTCATAGGcaaaaagctggaggagaagaaactTACAGATCCCTTTTACCACTCCGTTAGCCGTCCAAAAGTAGCTGAGGACGAGGCTACTTATCGGGTGATCTCTTTGTCCAAAATGATAGATGTTCCTATTTTGATTGTGCACATGTCATCTGAAACTGCATTGGCGACCGTCAGAGAGGCACAGAACAGTCTGGTGCCAATCTTTGCAGAGACTTGTCCACAGTACTTATTTTTGACGGCCGACTACTTGAAGCACCAGTGCTCGCACCATGTCCACAAAGATGACCCCTTTGAGGGAGCCAAGTACATTTGTTCGCCGCCATTGAGACAATCTCAGAGTGAGCTCGATGGAGTCTGGAGAGCCATTCAGAATGGAACGGTGACTgtgttcagcagcgaccATGCTCCGACTATTTACGACCACCCGCTAGGGAAAAAAGCTGGACTGGTGAACGGAATTCCCCACTACAAAAAGGTGCCAAATGGACTGCCGGGAATTGAGACAAGAATGCCGTTATTGTTCTGTAAAGGTGTTGAGACAGGCAAAATTACTGCACAACGGTACGTTGAGCTGTGCTGCTCGAACCCGGCAAAATTGTACGGCCTTGATCAGAAGGGAACGATTGCTGTGGGCAAGGATGCTGACTTTGTTATCTGGTACCCAAAGGGTAAAATGACACCATTCACTTTGACCAACTCGATGCTCCACCACGGCATAGACTACTCACCTTTTGAAGGAGTGGAATTTACAAATTGGCCAAGATACACAATTTTGAGGGGTTCTGTGGTCTGGGATAGAGATAGCAACGGTCTTCTGGCCTCAAAAAGTACAGGTCAGTATGTAAAACGGGCAATATCCAGCATGCCGGGCCCCGTGGGCAAGTTGTCCTACATTTTTGAATAG